The following DNA comes from Bdellovibrionales bacterium.
CATCGTGAACTAACGAATCGACATAAATCCGTTTGAGATAACTCGAGGGGCAAATGTCGTTATCGATCCCTACAAGATCAGGACGACTCTTAAATCCGTGCTTGATCCGACCAAAGGTCCCCGGGAAAGATCCACCGCCATGAGCGAATGCGATTTTGAGGTGCGGAAGTTTCTCGAGCGTTCCACTAAAAATCAATGAGCTGATCGCAACGGCGAGCTCGGCCGGCATTCCCACTAACCACTTTAACCAATACTTTTCCATACGTTCTGGCGCCAACATATCCCAAGGGTGAACAAAAACACTGGCTCCCAATTCCGCAGCAGCCTTAAAGAAAGAAAAGAACTCAGGAGCATCTAAATTCGTG
Coding sequences within:
- a CDS encoding amidohydrolase translates to GLGTVPLQDTKLAIMELERCVKQLGLRGVQIGTHVNGTNLDAPEFFSFFKAAAELGASVFVHPWDMLAPERMEKYWLKWLVGMPAELAVAISSLIFSGTLEKLPHLKIAFAHGGGSFPGTFGRIKHGFKSRPDLVGIDNDICPSSYLKRIYVDSLVHDEEKLKYLLSVFGESQIALGSDYPFPLGEEVPGTMIQEMGLSPEIQKRLLSGTALEWLGHKEGDFL